The genome window GCCACGTCCCTCCGACGGCCCAGCACATCGCGACGTTCTCGCACTGACCGGCGCGACGAGGCCCGCCTGCCCGCACGCAGCGGGGAGGCGGGCCTCGTCGGTGCCGTCAGAAGCCGACGGCGGGCGCCTGCCGGATCTGCGGGTCGTCCACCTCGAAGTACTCGGCGCGCGTGAACCCGAACATCCGCGCGATCACGTTGGCCGGGAACGACTCCACCTTGGTGTTGAGCTCGCGGACGTTCGCGTTGTAGAACCGGCGGCCCGCGGCGATGCGGTCCTCGGTGTTGGCGAGCTCGGCCTGCAGCTGCTGGAAGTTCTCGCTCGCGCGCAGCACCGGGTAGTTCTCGGCCACCGCGAGCAGCCTGCCCAGCGCCGAGTTCAGCGCGTTCTCCTGCGCCGCCTGCTCGGCGGGCCCGGCCGTCGGCCCGGCGGCGGCCGCGCGGGCCCGCGTGACCTCGTCGAACACGCCGCGCTCGTGCGCCGCGTACCCCTTGACGGTCTCGACGAGGTTGGGGATCAGGTCGTGCCGGCGGTGCAGCTCGACGTCGATCTGCCGCCACGACTCCTGCACGAGGTTGCGCAGCCGGACGAACCCGTTGTACAGCGCGACGGCCCACAGCAGGAGGATGACGACGACGGCGATGACGACGACGGCGACGATGGTGCCGTTCACGGGGACTCCTAGGGGGTGCGAGGTGCCCCGAGCGTACCGGCCGGGTCGTGGCCGTGGTCCTGCCACACGTGGCGGGGCACGGCGTCGGCGACCGCGTTGAGCAGCATCAGGCCTGCGGCGACGCGGTCGACGTCGGTGCGCCCGTCGTCCCACGTCACCAGCCACGTGCCCTCGATGCGCCACGGTCGGCCCAGCGCGTCGGGCCGCAGCAGCCGCTCCAGCAGCCGGGGGTGCAGGACGGCGTGCGCGGTCCGCACGTCGGACGCCACGACGCGGTACTCCCGGTTGAAGGCCTCGAGCTCGAGCTGCAGGTCCTTGCCGCCGGCGAGCTTGGCGAGCCGGGCTCCGACGCCCTCGGCGGTCACCTCGAGCCTCGGGAGGTACGCCGGCAGGCGCAGGGCGACGACGTGCGCGTACGACGTGCTCCGGTTCTTGCCCGCGCCGGTGACCCACCGGTACGTGAACGAGACGGCCGGGCGGCCCTGCCAGTCGCGCCGCATCACCTCGATCGCCGCATGGGAGTCGCCGGAGCTGAACGG of Cellulomonas dongxiuzhuiae contains these proteins:
- a CDS encoding LemA family protein, with product MNGTIVAVVVIAVVVILLLWAVALYNGFVRLRNLVQESWRQIDVELHRRHDLIPNLVETVKGYAAHERGVFDEVTRARAAAAGPTAGPAEQAAQENALNSALGRLLAVAENYPVLRASENFQQLQAELANTEDRIAAGRRFYNANVRELNTKVESFPANVIARMFGFTRAEYFEVDDPQIRQAPAVGF
- a CDS encoding type III secretion system chaperone family protein, producing MLSGIVALWTLGIGYVVLTRMSLGASEVVLFVVAALVGPVVAWLAHRWQRRRHDRLAAWAGLNGWEYARSDGELERIQTGVPFSSGDSHAAIEVMRRDWQGRPAVSFTYRWVTGAGKNRSTSYAHVVALRLPAYLPRLEVTAEGVGARLAKLAGGKDLQLELEAFNREYRVVASDVRTAHAVLHPRLLERLLRPDALGRPWRIEGTWLVTWDDGRTDVDRVAAGLMLLNAVADAVPRHVWQDHGHDPAGTLGAPRTP